From a single Ascaphus truei isolate aAscTru1 chromosome 2, aAscTru1.hap1, whole genome shotgun sequence genomic region:
- the PTF1A gene encoding pancreas transcription factor 1 subunit alpha — protein sequence MDTVLEQFPGLDSFPSPYFDEDDFFTDQSSRDHLDADDFLEEDVDFLTGQIQEYYKDSRIIHGGDYCDAGNFSFSSSSSGGFPYDCGEGACDLSPGMKEGSSAMKRRRRLRSDTEMQQLRQAANVRERRRMQSINDAFEGLRTHIPTLPYEKRLSKVDTLRLAIGYINFLSELVQSDLPLRNPNSESSHQPKKVIICHRGTRSPSPSDPDYGLPPLAGHSLSWTDEKQLKEQNFVRTAKVWTPEDPRKLNKSSFNNIENEPPLTLCIDI from the exons ATGGACACAGTGCTGGAGCAATTCCCAGGGCtggactccttcccctccccttactTTGACGAGGATGATTTCTTCACTGACCAGTcctccagggaccacctggaTGCAGATGACTTCTTGGAGGAGGATGTGGACTTCCTGACTGGTCAGATCCAGGAGTACTACAAGGACAGCCGGATAATACACGGAGGGGACTACTGCGATGCAGGCAacttctccttctcctcctcctcctctggcgGCTTCCCCTATGACTGTGGGGAGGGAGCCTGCGACCTGTCTCCCGGGATGAAGGAAGGGAGCTCAGCAATGAAAAGGAGGAGGAGGTTGAGGTCTGACACCGAGATGCAACAGCTCAGGCAAGCAGCCAACGTGAGGGAACGCCGCAGGATGCAGTCCATCAATGACGCATTTGAAGGGCTCAGAACTCACATCCCAACCCTGCCTTACGAGAAGAGGCTCTCCAAGGTGGACACCCTCCGCCTGGCCATCGGGTACATCAACTTCCTCAGCGAGCTGGTGCAGTCAGATCTCCCTCTGAGGAACCCCAATAGCGAGAGCTCCCACCAGCCCAAGAAAGTCATCATTTGTCACCGAGGCACAA GATCACCATCTCCAAGTGACCCAGATTATGGGCTCCCTCCTCTTGCTGGCCATTCCCTTTCATGGACTGATGAGAAACAACTGAAAGAACAAAACTTTGTCAGAACAGCCAAAGTGTGGACACCTGAGGACCCCAGGAAACTAAACAAGTCCTCCTTCAACAACATCGAAAATGAGCCCCCATTGACTTTGTGCATTGACATATGA